A genome region from Mycobacterium florentinum includes the following:
- the eutC gene encoding ethanolamine ammonia-lyase subunit EutC, translating to MIDLWAPLRATTRARIGLGRAGNSLPTRRVLEFQAAHAAARDAVHEPLDADDLIEQLSHIGLGEPLRIHSRARTRGEYLRRPDLGRSPADLSGLPKTKADIGFVLADGLSPRALTDHAAGMVDALVREFDGRYRIAPPVIASQARVALGDHIGEALGVTTVLVLIGERPGLSVADSLGIYLTHRPAPGVTDADRNCISNIHPPDGLAYPTAAAVAAALVTGARKLGRSGIALKDRCGGSAEIGRGGA from the coding sequence ATGATCGACCTTTGGGCACCGCTGCGGGCCACTACGCGGGCCCGCATCGGACTGGGCCGTGCCGGAAACTCACTGCCGACCCGTCGGGTGCTGGAGTTCCAGGCCGCACACGCCGCGGCGCGCGACGCCGTCCACGAGCCACTCGATGCCGACGACCTGATCGAGCAGCTGAGCCACATCGGGCTCGGTGAGCCGCTGCGGATACACAGCCGGGCGAGGACACGCGGCGAATACCTGCGCCGACCCGATCTCGGCCGCAGCCCCGCGGACCTGTCCGGCTTGCCAAAGACCAAGGCGGACATCGGCTTTGTGCTCGCCGATGGGTTGTCACCTCGTGCGCTGACCGACCACGCCGCGGGAATGGTCGACGCGCTGGTTCGCGAATTCGACGGCCGCTACCGCATTGCCCCGCCGGTCATCGCCAGTCAGGCGCGCGTCGCGCTGGGGGATCACATCGGCGAAGCCCTGGGCGTCACAACGGTTCTGGTGCTTATCGGTGAACGCCCCGGGCTCTCGGTCGCCGACAGTCTGGGCATCTATCTGACGCATCGACCGGCGCCGGGTGTCACCGACGCGGATCGCAACTGCATCTCGAACATCCATCCGCCCGACGGCCTCGCCTACCCGACGGCCGCGGCGGTCGCCGCCGCGCTCGTCACCGGAGCCCGCAAGCTCGGCCGGTCGGGCATCGCCCTCAAAGACCGGTGCGGTGGCTCAGCTGAGATTGGTCGCGGCGGCGCGTAA
- a CDS encoding TetR/AcrR family transcriptional regulator — MARWQPDARARLVGAALELFNERGYDQTTVAEIAERAGLTKSTFFRHFPDKRDVLAAGQDAIAQLLREGIAAAPADATPLAAVCSGLKAAAAAFTSFNKELAPRLKAAIAASAELQERNALKQIGLALAMVEALQSRGVPEPTAALAAELGALAFKTAYARWAEPGENQDLGTIACQELEELRAAATNLS, encoded by the coding sequence ATGGCACGCTGGCAACCTGACGCGCGGGCACGGTTGGTCGGCGCGGCACTGGAGTTGTTCAACGAACGCGGATACGACCAGACGACGGTGGCGGAGATCGCCGAACGCGCGGGCCTGACCAAGAGCACGTTCTTTCGGCACTTCCCGGACAAGCGCGACGTGCTGGCGGCGGGTCAGGATGCCATCGCGCAACTGCTGCGAGAGGGCATTGCGGCGGCGCCCGCCGATGCGACACCGCTGGCGGCGGTGTGCTCCGGCTTGAAAGCGGCCGCGGCGGCGTTCACGTCGTTCAACAAGGAGCTTGCCCCCAGGCTCAAGGCCGCGATCGCGGCCAGCGCCGAACTTCAGGAACGCAACGCGCTCAAGCAGATCGGGCTGGCTCTCGCGATGGTCGAAGCACTGCAATCCCGGGGCGTGCCCGAGCCGACCGCGGCACTGGCCGCCGAGCTGGGTGCCTTGGCATTCAAGACGGCATACGCGCGCTGGGCCGAACCCGGCGAGAACCAAGACCTGGGCACCATCGCATGTCAGGAATTGGAGGAATTACGCGCCGCCGCGACCAATCTCAGCTGA
- a CDS encoding SDR family oxidoreductase codes for MRVFVTGASGGIGSAVVAQLIAADHQVVGLARSEASAATISGLGAEPLRGDIADFDVLQKAAYDADGIVYLAFSHDFSAVGDAVGDEARAVAALGDALVGSGKPLVLANGTPAAPGRASTEDDPFNVEGPVAGRGRTGQAVIDLAGRGVRSAVVRLPRSVHDASGRYGFASLLIQAARQRGVSGYVGDGSQRWPAVHRDDAASLFRLALEEAPPGSVLHAVGDEGDPMRAIAEVIGRRLGLPVESTPAENFGPLGTIFAVDQPSSSTLTQQRFGWRPTHPRLLEDLETGYYPE; via the coding sequence GTGCGCGTATTCGTCACCGGCGCCAGCGGAGGAATCGGCTCGGCCGTCGTCGCACAACTGATCGCCGCCGATCACCAGGTCGTGGGCCTGGCCCGATCCGAAGCCTCGGCCGCGACCATCAGCGGACTCGGCGCCGAGCCGCTGCGCGGAGACATTGCCGACTTCGACGTGTTACAAAAGGCGGCTTACGACGCCGATGGCATTGTCTACCTGGCTTTTTCGCACGACTTCAGCGCCGTCGGCGACGCCGTCGGCGACGAAGCCCGTGCCGTCGCCGCGCTGGGCGACGCGCTGGTCGGCTCCGGTAAGCCGCTGGTGCTCGCAAACGGCACCCCGGCGGCACCTGGACGTGCCAGCACCGAAGACGACCCGTTCAACGTCGAGGGTCCGGTGGCCGGCCGCGGCCGCACCGGCCAGGCCGTCATCGATCTCGCCGGGCGCGGGGTCCGGTCCGCCGTCGTCCGGCTGCCGCGGTCGGTTCACGACGCGAGCGGGCGCTACGGCTTCGCCAGTCTGCTGATCCAAGCCGCACGACAGCGTGGCGTCTCGGGCTACGTCGGTGACGGTTCGCAACGCTGGCCCGCAGTCCACCGCGACGACGCGGCATCGCTGTTCCGGCTCGCGTTGGAAGAAGCCCCTCCCGGGTCGGTGCTGCACGCGGTGGGCGACGAAGGCGACCCGATGCGGGCGATCGCCGAGGTGATCGGCCGCCGACTCGGCCTACCCGTCGAATCCACCCCGGCCGAGAATTTCGGGCCGCTCGGCACCATCTTCGCCGTCGACCAACCGTCGTCGAGCACACTGACTCAGCAGCGATTCGGTTGGCGGCCAACACATCCGAGACTGCTCGAGGACCTGGAAACCGGCTACTACCCCGAGTGA